Below is a window of Marispirochaeta aestuarii DNA.
CCAGCCGGGATACGGTACGACGTATGAGCTCCGCCGGATTGGTCTGCTCGAGATCTAGCTGAATAATCCCCGCTTCCGCCTTCGAGAGCTGGCTCAGTTCCTCGGTCAGGCGCTGCAGCCGGGATGTTTCTCGCTGGACATCGAGGAAGGTTTCGGTATCCGGAGAAAGCACCCCGTCGATAAGCCCCTCCATCATGCTGCGGATTCCCGTCAGGGGTGTCTTGAGCTCATGGGCGAGGTTCCCGATCAGCTCCGTACGTCGGCGCTCGGTTCCTTCCAGGATTTCCGCCATCTGGTTAAAACTCAGGGCCAGTTCGCCCAGCTCGTCATTCCATTTGGTCTGTATCCTGTCGCTGTAATTGCCGTCCGCTATGCGTTTGCTTGCTTCCATCAGGGACCGGATGGGGCTGACGATCCTCCAGGCAATGAAACTGCTTGCCAGTACCGCGGCAACAGAGGCTACAACCCCGGAAATGAGAAGAATCTCATTGCTTGCCGCCAGAAAATTTCTGCGCAGGTCCTCCGCCATTGCATTATCCGGTCCCAGAAGGATCCGCATGTGTTCCATGTGGTGCAGAAACGCGTTGGGCGCCTGAATCCGGGATGTAACTACCAGAACCAGGCTGCCGACAACAACGATCAGAATGTGCGAAAGGAAGAGCTTCCAGCCCAGCAGGTGAGGTACGGGTTTCCTGATTTTCATGCGTTTGCCGCCTCAAAACGGTATCCGGCGCTGCGCACCGTCACGACAATGCCGGCGGAGGCCGGATTATCCTCTATTTTCTGCCGCAGGCGCCGGATGTGAACATCCACAACACGCTCATCGATGTAATAGTCGTCCTTCCACACATGCTCGATGAGCTGGTCCCGGCTGAGCACTCTGTCGTGGTTGGTTGCCAGGACATGCAGCAGATCGAATTCGATCGGTGTCAGCTGCAGCAGCCGGTCGTCCTTCCATACTTTTCGCCCCGCCGGATCGATGGTAATCCGGGAGAACCGGATTGACCGGTCCCCCTCGCTGGTCGAATGCCGTTCACGGCGCTGGAGTACCGTTACCCGGGCTGCCACTTCCCGTGGACTGAAGGGTTTGACAACATAATCATCGGCACCCATCCGCAGTCCGAGGAGCCGGTCCGTTTCGTCTCCCCGGGCGCTCAGCATCAGAACCATGACGGAAGATTCCTGCCGTATGCGGCGGAGCACCTCTATGCCGTCGATCCCGGGGAGCATGACATCCAGAATTATTACCGAGGGCGTGAACCTGCGCATTGCAGGAAGAACCTCGTTGCCGTGGGAAACTTCCTCTACCTCATACCCCTCGTTTTCCAGGTACGCCCGCAGGGATTTCCTGATTGCCGACTCGTCGTCGACAACCAGTACCCGCTTTTCCGTCTTCATAGCGTTACTCATCCCCGCTCAGGAGAAATTGACTCCGTCTACCGGCCGCCGGGTGCGAAACTTCACGCGGTGGCCTCCTCCAGCTCCTCTTTTTTGACCCGCAGGAGCCGGGCGTTGATAGCGACGATAACCGTGGAGAGGGACATGAGGATCGCGCCGACTTCGGGAGAGAGCACGATGCCTGCGTTGTAGAGAACACCTGCTGCCAGAGGAATAGCCACGACGTTGTACCCGGTTGCCCAGATCAGGTTCTGCACCATTTTTTGATAGGTTGCTCTACCGAAAAGGATCAGGGCGGTAATGTCCAAGGGATTGGAATTGACAAGAATAATGTCCGCCGTGGAAGCCGCGACATCCGTTCCCGAGCCGACCGCAATACCCACTTGGGCCTGTGCCAACGCTGGTGAGTCGTTAACGCCGTCGCCGGTCATGGCGACGTATTCTCCCTTTTTCTGCAGTTCCTTTATCTTCTCCTGTTTCTGGTCCGGCAGAACCTCCGCAAAGAAGCCGTCCATTCCCAGTTCCTCTGCAACTGCCTTCGCTGTAGCAGTGTTATCTCCAGTAAGCATCCAGCACTTTATGCCCCGTTTCTGCAGGGCCTGCACCGCTTTGTAGGATTCGGGACGGATGGTATCGGAAAGGGCCAGAGATCCCGCAATGGTGTTGTCCACAAGAACGAACACCCTGGTAACCCCCCCTTTGGCTTCCGCACCTTCCGGAATCGCAAGATTCTGCTCCTTCAGGTATCCGGGGCTGACTACCTCTATCTGCTTTCCGGAAACGATACCGGAGACCCCTTTTCCCTTGATGGCTTCGAAATTATCCGCCGACTCAGGCTTGATCCCCATGGTCGTGGCTTTCTGAACAATTCCCTTGCCGATAGGGTGCTCGGAATGCCCTTCCAGGCTGGCGGCGAAGGAGACAATCTGCTCTTCGGTGTAACTGTCGCTGTGAACGTTGACGGCGGTTACTTCGAAGGTCCCGTTGGTCAGGGTTCCGGTTTTGTCGAATACCAGGGTGCTTATTCTGCGGGCGTTTTCGAAGGCTGTCCGGTTGCGTATCAGAAGACCATTCTGGGCAGATTTCGAGGTGGAAACGGAGACAACAAGAGGAATCGCCAGGCCGAGGGCATGGGGGCAGGTAATGATCATGACCGTGGCCATGCGTGCGATTGAGAACTGCAAATCCATTCCGGCGATAAGCCAGGCGGCAAGGGTAACGGCCCCCACGCTTATGGCGACAATGGTAAGCCAGAAGGCCGCCCGGTCGGAGAGGGCCTGGGTTTTGGATTTTGCTGCCTGGGCCTCGCGTACCATGTTGATGACCTTGGAAAGGTACGAATCCTCGCCGGCGCCTTCGACCCGAAGCTCCAGAGATCCGTCGCCGTTGATCGAACCGCCGATCAGGGTGTCGCCGGTCTGCTTTTTGACGGGCCTGGATTCCCCGGTCAGCATCGATTCGTCGATGTAGCTTTCGCCCCTGACGACCTCGCCGTCGGAGGGAATCTTTTCTCCTGGTTTGATCAGCAGCACGTCCCCTTTTTGGATTTCTGATAAAGGAACGTCTTCCGTTTCGTCGCCTTTTTTACGGTGAGCTTCGCTCGGCATGAGCTGTGCCAGTTTTTCCAGGGAGGACGAGGCGCTCAGGACCGATGCCATCTCGATCCAGTGTCCCGCCAGCATGATTGCTATCAGGGTTGCAAGTTCCCAGTAAAAAGGCGACCCTTGCAGGCCGAAGGTCACCGCCGCGCTGTAGACGTAGGCGACTGAAATAGCCAACCCGATAAGAGTCATCATGCCGGGATTTTTCGCCTTTAATTCGCTGATCAGACCTGAGAGGAATGGACGTCCTCCATAGAAGAAGATAACCGTTGCCAGTGTGAAAACTACGTAGTCCGACCCTGCGAACCCGAAGGAAAATCCCAGCAGCTGTTGAATAAGTTTCGAAAGGGCCAGGATCGGGACGGTAAGAACAAGGGTAACATAGAAGCGCCTCCTGAAGTCCCGTATCATCATGCGGTGGTGTTCGTTGTGGTCGTGATGACTCTGGTGTTCATGATGTTCGTGATGGTCGGTTGTGGCCATAAAAATCCTCCGTGTTTTGCGCAGCGGGAATCCCCGGAACGGTTACATATAAACGCATATCCGACGGAAAAGAACAGACCTGCAAGAATGAGCCGCATGCTCTGCCCGGCAGAGACTCCGCTTCAAAGGTAAAAATCTCTGGCGTAAAGATCTAACGAATCCGTTACGTCGATGATTTTATGATCATTCTTATAAGAATATACTATACCCCCCCGGGGTATTCAAGAAAAATCATTATCCACCATAATATGGTAATACGCGCTCTTGACGTGTATATTTTTTCCCCCCATGATTTACATGAAGGCAAGATTAGATTCAAAACTGGCACCGGGAGGGCTTTTCCTGCATGTCGGTTCCTGTCGGGGGGATAATATGAGCGATTCGCAGAAGAAAACCAAACTGATGGAAGTCTCAGTCTGCATAGGAACGAATTGTGCGTTCCGCGGTGCATCGCAGCTCATGGAAGCCCTTGTTGCAGATAAAGAAATCCGTGAAAAATGTACCATTCATGAGATTTCGTGCCAGAACGATATGTGTGATCATTCCCGCAGATCTCCGGTGGTTCGGATAGATGGTGACTATTTTCTGGAGGCACGCCCGGAAGTAATCCTCGACGAAGTCCATCGGCGTATCGCGATGAAAAAGATTAAGGCCTGAAGCATGAAAGAGATTGGTGTAAAGCGTGTTTTCGAGCGAATGCGGGGGATCTATACACCCGTTACGGATTTACGCCGTCGCCTGCTTATGGAAATCGCCGGATTTGTTCTGGAAGGGAAAGAACCTGCTGCAATCGAAGAAATCCCTTTCAAAGTTATCGAAATGGGTAAACCGACCTATCGCTGCTGCTCCTACCGGGAGCTGTCTATAATCCGGCAGCGAATACGGCTGGCATTCGGGTTGGCGCTGATTGAAGAGCGGGATAACATCCCAGTTTCGCGGGGAATCGAAAAAGCCTTCACCGATAGGAAAGTGATCGATGCCCCGTTGGTGCATGTTATTCGTGCCGCTTGTGAAAAATGTCCTGAAGACGTGGTTCTTGTTACCGATAAATGCCAGGCCTGCATGGCCCATCCCTGTTCCATTGTCTGCCCCCGGAACGCCATCTCGTTCCCGGAAAGTAAGGCCGTTATCGATCAGGAAAAGTGCATTAAATGTATGAAATGTGTTCAGGTCTGCCCCTATGCGGCAATCACGAGGATGGTGCGTCCCTGCGCCGAAGCCTGCGGTGTGGATGCGATTGATTCCGACGACGAAGGTTTTGCCCGGATAAATCATGCAACCTGCGTCAGCTGCGGGTTGTGCATTGTCTCCTGTCCTTTTGCCGCAATAGCGGAAAAATCGGAGATTGTTCAGGTGGTTATCAGTCTGCTCCGTAAAAGCAGTCAAAGTAAATTGTATGCCATTGTTGCGCCTTCTTTTCCTGGACAGTTCGGAAGCAAGGTTTCTCCCGAGATGATTTTCGCAGGGATCAGCAAGCTTGGATTCGACAAGATTATGGAAGTCGCCTACGGTGCGGATTGCGACACGATTCTGCTTGCAGACAGGTACCGAAAAAAGCAGAGCGGGTTTCTGGGGACCTCTTGCTGCCCTTCGTGGGTCAAGGCGGCACGGGC
It encodes the following:
- a CDS encoding monomeric [FeFe] hydrogenase yields the protein MKEIGVKRVFERMRGIYTPVTDLRRRLLMEIAGFVLEGKEPAAIEEIPFKVIEMGKPTYRCCSYRELSIIRQRIRLAFGLALIEERDNIPVSRGIEKAFTDRKVIDAPLVHVIRAACEKCPEDVVLVTDKCQACMAHPCSIVCPRNAISFPESKAVIDQEKCIKCMKCVQVCPYAAITRMVRPCAEACGVDAIDSDDEGFARINHATCVSCGLCIVSCPFAAIAEKSEIVQVVISLLRKSSQSKLYAIVAPSFPGQFGSKVSPEMIFAGISKLGFDKIMEVAYGADCDTILLADRYRKKQSGFLGTSCCPSWVKAARAYYPDLAENIADSYTPMVETAKKIKERDADAKVIFIGPCIAKKDEAMSEEVAGYVDHVLTFEELAALFVTFSIDLLSLAREMPVDDASVLGRGYANAGGVGEAIIRTAEKSHGITDIQFERADTLQECRAMLERIKRGERSPDLIEGMACPGGCVGGPGTLSSLKQAARQVTRFAESASFHFPLCDEEPSVGNP
- a CDS encoding response regulator transcription factor: MKTEKRVLVVDDESAIRKSLRAYLENEGYEVEEVSHGNEVLPAMRRFTPSVIILDVMLPGIDGIEVLRRIRQESSVMVLMLSARGDETDRLLGLRMGADDYVVKPFSPREVAARVTVLQRRERHSTSEGDRSIRFSRITIDPAGRKVWKDDRLLQLTPIEFDLLHVLATNHDRVLSRDQLIEHVWKDDYYIDERVVDVHIRRLRQKIEDNPASAGIVVTVRSAGYRFEAANA
- a CDS encoding copper-translocating P-type ATPase, which codes for MATTDHHEHHEHQSHHDHNEHHRMMIRDFRRRFYVTLVLTVPILALSKLIQQLLGFSFGFAGSDYVVFTLATVIFFYGGRPFLSGLISELKAKNPGMMTLIGLAISVAYVYSAAVTFGLQGSPFYWELATLIAIMLAGHWIEMASVLSASSSLEKLAQLMPSEAHRKKGDETEDVPLSEIQKGDVLLIKPGEKIPSDGEVVRGESYIDESMLTGESRPVKKQTGDTLIGGSINGDGSLELRVEGAGEDSYLSKVINMVREAQAAKSKTQALSDRAAFWLTIVAISVGAVTLAAWLIAGMDLQFSIARMATVMIITCPHALGLAIPLVVSVSTSKSAQNGLLIRNRTAFENARRISTLVFDKTGTLTNGTFEVTAVNVHSDSYTEEQIVSFAASLEGHSEHPIGKGIVQKATTMGIKPESADNFEAIKGKGVSGIVSGKQIEVVSPGYLKEQNLAIPEGAEAKGGVTRVFVLVDNTIAGSLALSDTIRPESYKAVQALQKRGIKCWMLTGDNTATAKAVAEELGMDGFFAEVLPDQKQEKIKELQKKGEYVAMTGDGVNDSPALAQAQVGIAVGSGTDVAASTADIILVNSNPLDITALILFGRATYQKMVQNLIWATGYNVVAIPLAAGVLYNAGIVLSPEVGAILMSLSTVIVAINARLLRVKKEELEEATA
- a CDS encoding sensor histidine kinase, which translates into the protein MKIRKPVPHLLGWKLFLSHILIVVVGSLVLVVTSRIQAPNAFLHHMEHMRILLGPDNAMAEDLRRNFLAASNEILLISGVVASVAAVLASSFIAWRIVSPIRSLMEASKRIADGNYSDRIQTKWNDELGELALSFNQMAEILEGTERRRTELIGNLAHELKTPLTGIRSMMEGLIDGVLSPDTETFLDVQRETSRLQRLTEELSQLSKAEAGIIQLDLEQTNPAELIRRTVSRLESQFEDKGVQLVVEVSHNLPHIRMDSERVLQILINLLGNALQYTNQGGVVRLKCSLLNSHLRFSIQDTGIGIAPEHLPHLFDRFYRVDSSRARAHGGSGIGLTIAIHLARAHGGTITADSRGPGFGSTFTLTLPIDSDS
- a CDS encoding thioredoxin domain-containing protein, with translation MSDSQKKTKLMEVSVCIGTNCAFRGASQLMEALVADKEIREKCTIHEISCQNDMCDHSRRSPVVRIDGDYFLEARPEVILDEVHRRIAMKKIKA